A section of the Candidatus Effluviviaceae Genus I sp. genome encodes:
- a CDS encoding T9SS type A sorting domain-containing protein — protein sequence MQNDYGKDNLVVLYYHLNDAYSTTETQARATYYGVGGIPEVDWDSVVEVIGAGSTVRDTYEPIYAARKAASTPIVMRTKGLVVDDPGTTWIEATFKAVEPHTLGPLRAQFVVYENIGTDYPWTVRKMLPTENVTLSAVGDSVTVYRSLVLSSSWNHANVWIAAFIEKVESPRLIVNAQCMREPYGVGMSPESYAAEMGYLESRKFFAKIKNTGTVADSIRVSLSSVFPPEVGPYEWLAIACDPDDVCWITAQTYHFEAGEEKRFSVEISDFIGTVRGLGTATLTATSRTNALKTASASFGVFVDLPSILIVDDDGGASYESHLRQAVLDNGYTPLVWDASAKGRPLQLLLNDFWAVFWTTANTDGSAINAANEAAMAAYLDGGGNLFLSSMGYLSSRTGATTFTSDYLHIASWSNNTGGFIMTGVAGDPISDGMSLGITGGPFSVSGSESVELNASADGIFTAANGIKALKAAGRGHRVVFTSFPFECVKTAAADPNNQRTLMNRILHWFGPIPTGVPETPPVTTLALRQNFPNPFNPTTTLAFTVPADAGRVTLAVHNVNGRAVRTLVDGDLAAGPHAIAWDGTDDGGRALASGVYFARLSGAGETRTTKMALLK from the coding sequence ATGCAGAACGACTACGGCAAGGACAACCTCGTCGTCCTCTACTACCACCTGAACGACGCCTACTCCACGACCGAGACGCAGGCGCGCGCCACCTACTACGGGGTGGGCGGCATCCCCGAGGTCGACTGGGACTCGGTGGTCGAGGTCATCGGAGCGGGTTCGACCGTGCGCGATACCTACGAACCCATTTACGCGGCCCGAAAGGCAGCTTCGACGCCGATCGTCATGAGGACGAAGGGCCTCGTGGTGGACGACCCCGGGACGACGTGGATCGAGGCCACGTTCAAGGCCGTCGAACCTCACACTCTCGGTCCGCTCCGCGCCCAGTTCGTCGTGTACGAGAACATCGGGACGGACTACCCATGGACGGTGCGCAAGATGCTGCCGACGGAGAACGTGACGCTCTCGGCCGTCGGCGACTCGGTGACCGTCTACCGTAGCCTTGTCCTGAGTTCGTCGTGGAACCACGCGAACGTGTGGATTGCGGCGTTCATCGAGAAGGTCGAGTCGCCGCGGCTCATCGTGAACGCGCAGTGCATGCGCGAGCCGTACGGCGTGGGCATGTCGCCCGAATCGTACGCCGCGGAGATGGGATACCTCGAGAGCAGGAAGTTCTTCGCGAAGATCAAGAACACCGGCACCGTGGCCGACTCGATCAGGGTCAGCCTCTCGTCGGTCTTCCCGCCTGAGGTCGGCCCATACGAGTGGCTCGCGATCGCGTGTGATCCGGACGACGTGTGCTGGATCACGGCGCAGACCTACCACTTCGAGGCAGGCGAGGAGAAGCGGTTCTCCGTGGAGATCTCGGACTTCATCGGCACCGTGCGGGGGCTCGGGACCGCGACGCTGACGGCGACGAGTAGAACCAACGCTTTGAAGACGGCCAGCGCGTCGTTCGGCGTGTTCGTGGACCTCCCGTCCATCCTCATCGTGGACGACGACGGAGGTGCCTCGTACGAGAGCCACCTCAGGCAGGCCGTCCTCGACAACGGGTACACGCCGCTCGTGTGGGACGCGAGCGCGAAGGGGAGACCGCTGCAGCTCCTCCTGAACGACTTCTGGGCGGTCTTCTGGACGACCGCCAACACCGACGGGTCGGCCATCAACGCGGCAAACGAAGCCGCGATGGCCGCGTACCTGGACGGCGGCGGGAACCTGTTCCTCTCGAGCATGGGGTATCTGAGCAGCCGCACCGGGGCGACGACCTTCACCAGCGACTACCTGCACATCGCCTCGTGGTCGAACAACACGGGCGGCTTCATTATGACGGGCGTGGCTGGGGATCCGATCTCCGACGGGATGTCCCTCGGGATCACCGGCGGGCCGTTCTCGGTGTCGGGGAGCGAGAGCGTTGAACTCAACGCGTCCGCCGACGGCATCTTCACGGCCGCGAACGGCATCAAGGCGCTGAAGGCCGCGGGCCGCGGCCACCGCGTCGTGTTCACGTCGTTCCCGTTCGAGTGCGTGAAGACGGCCGCGGCCGACCCGAACAACCAGCGGACGCTCATGAACCGCATCCTGCACTGGTTCGGGCCGATCCCGACCGGCGTGCCCGAGACGCCGCCGGTCACGACGCTCGCGCTCAGGCAGAACTTCCCGAACCCGTTCAACCCGACGACGACGCTGGCCTTCACCGTGCCGGCCGACGCGGGCCGCGTGACGCTGGCCGTGCACAACGTGAACGGCCGCGCGGTGCGCACGCTCGTGGACGGTGATCTTGCCGCCGGGCCGCACGCGATCGCGTGGGACGGGACGGACGACGGCGGTCGCGCGCTGGCGTCCGGCGTGTACTTCGCGCGGCTCTCGGGGGCCGGCGAGACGCGCACGACGAAGATGGCGCTTCTGAAGTAG
- a CDS encoding tetratricopeptide repeat protein yields the protein MRGLMARVLAVTERFEDARVSLGAWLLGLVSIVAVRHFLEQLAGGRKILYFLAYFLHYPLAYVAPLLGLTIVLAAFARERADRVIRLMLFAWLLTLLPPLLDMLVSRGAPAPEIIGYLIPRTGTLGQAFLNLWNPLYKGFQGPTAGIRIEAAIGCVLAACYVHLKTRSALRAAAAFVAIYVTMFFFFALPALVLAVVRIFGADVDGVQRLFFTSGAVHRAYAGAQPYALSDLSSALVDLFVTVPLLAVWCRMAAPERFRSVARLFDPFAAAVHAALAALGIALARGVVVRAFGTPAVTHPFDPLALAGIVVAAALMQPAAAAMAAAHADGDRPAGQREATAADGAILFTLAALFALSVSYVALTYVLGVGAACALRHARPFRLSRIVPASALLAGGLAVFLVQLGYASYAGASATLWMPRSVVAAVFAAGALAAAAAALLGRRRAVPAGLRAAAVVGVAAAAVWASGDHPRLRDELRGTDFPRVVAARRSAPEAGSPATAAMSEGLSLMQRGDIAGSAAAFRRAIEADPEYAPAYLAAGGAYVRLGRATEAARSFRRALALDPGNTRARIGIAQAHMLHARADSAIAVLDRAIELDPRSAEAAYTLACVYLETRDLEKERRALERTVAADPAHSLAQDRLGDIRMGERRYAEAVEAYKAAILGQMPVQHAHSKLARAYHALGELDRAVDAMRKEILASPRMASPHAVLAGLLAEQGNTDEARREYETALSLTNDGDLRALFQRELDKLRR from the coding sequence ATGCGTGGACTCATGGCCCGCGTGCTGGCCGTGACGGAGCGATTCGAAGACGCGCGCGTGAGCCTGGGAGCGTGGCTGCTCGGGCTCGTGTCGATCGTCGCGGTCCGGCACTTCCTCGAGCAGCTCGCGGGCGGCCGGAAGATCCTCTACTTCCTCGCCTACTTCCTGCACTACCCGCTGGCCTACGTCGCGCCGCTCCTTGGGCTCACGATCGTGCTCGCGGCGTTCGCGCGAGAGAGGGCCGACCGGGTCATCAGGCTCATGCTCTTCGCGTGGCTCCTCACGCTCCTGCCGCCGCTCCTCGACATGCTCGTCTCGCGCGGCGCGCCGGCGCCGGAGATCATCGGCTATCTCATCCCGAGGACGGGCACGCTGGGCCAGGCGTTCCTGAACCTCTGGAACCCGTTGTACAAGGGCTTCCAGGGCCCGACCGCCGGCATCCGGATCGAGGCGGCCATCGGATGCGTCCTGGCCGCCTGCTACGTCCACCTGAAGACGAGGAGCGCGCTCAGGGCCGCCGCGGCGTTCGTCGCGATCTACGTCACGATGTTCTTCTTCTTCGCGCTGCCGGCGCTCGTCCTGGCCGTCGTTCGGATCTTCGGGGCGGACGTCGACGGCGTGCAGCGGCTCTTCTTCACGTCCGGGGCCGTGCACCGCGCCTACGCGGGGGCTCAGCCGTACGCGCTCTCGGACCTCTCGAGCGCGCTCGTGGACCTCTTCGTGACCGTCCCGCTCCTCGCCGTCTGGTGCCGGATGGCGGCTCCTGAGAGGTTCAGGTCGGTGGCGCGCCTGTTCGACCCCTTCGCCGCGGCCGTCCACGCGGCGCTCGCCGCGCTGGGCATCGCGCTTGCCCGGGGCGTCGTCGTGAGAGCGTTCGGGACGCCGGCCGTCACGCACCCGTTCGACCCGCTCGCGCTCGCAGGCATCGTCGTCGCCGCGGCGCTCATGCAGCCCGCGGCCGCCGCGATGGCGGCCGCCCACGCCGACGGCGACCGCCCCGCGGGTCAGCGCGAGGCGACCGCGGCCGACGGCGCCATCCTCTTCACCCTCGCCGCGCTCTTCGCGCTGAGCGTGAGCTACGTCGCCCTCACGTACGTGCTCGGGGTCGGCGCCGCGTGCGCCCTGCGCCACGCGCGGCCGTTCCGCCTGAGCCGCATCGTGCCGGCGTCCGCTCTCCTTGCGGGCGGGCTCGCCGTCTTCCTCGTCCAGCTCGGCTACGCGTCGTACGCCGGGGCGTCCGCCACGCTGTGGATGCCCCGAAGCGTCGTCGCCGCGGTGTTCGCCGCGGGCGCGCTCGCCGCGGCCGCCGCGGCCCTCCTGGGCCGCCGCCGCGCGGTGCCCGCAGGGCTCCGCGCGGCCGCCGTCGTCGGCGTGGCGGCCGCGGCCGTGTGGGCCTCGGGCGACCATCCCCGCCTCCGCGACGAGCTGCGGGGCACCGACTTCCCGAGGGTGGTGGCGGCGCGGAGGAGCGCCCCGGAGGCCGGATCGCCGGCCACCGCCGCGATGAGCGAGGGGCTTTCCCTCATGCAGCGCGGCGACATCGCGGGCTCGGCCGCCGCGTTCAGGCGCGCGATCGAGGCCGACCCCGAGTACGCCCCGGCCTACCTGGCGGCGGGCGGGGCGTACGTGAGGCTCGGGCGGGCCACCGAGGCGGCTCGCTCGTTCAGGAGAGCGCTCGCGCTCGATCCCGGGAACACGCGGGCGCGCATCGGCATCGCGCAGGCGCACATGCTGCACGCGAGGGCGGACAGCGCGATCGCCGTCCTCGACCGCGCCATCGAGCTGGACCCGCGCAGCGCCGAGGCCGCGTACACGCTCGCGTGCGTCTACCTCGAGACGCGCGACCTGGAGAAGGAGAGGCGCGCGCTCGAGAGGACGGTCGCCGCGGACCCCGCGCACAGCCTCGCGCAGGACCGGCTCGGCGACATCCGCATGGGCGAGAGGAGGTACGCCGAGGCCGTTGAGGCCTACAAGGCGGCCATCCTCGGGCAGATGCCCGTGCAGCACGCGCACTCGAAGCTCGCGCGCGCCTACCACGCGCTCGGCGAGCTCGACAGGGCCGTCGACGCGATGCGCAAGGAGATCCTCGCCTCGCCGAGGATGGCGTCGCCGCACGCGGTGCTGGCCGGGCTCCTCGCGGAGCAGGGCAACACGGACGAGGCGCGCCGCGAGTACGAGACGGCGCTCTCGCTCACGAACGACGGCGACCTCCGGGCGCTCTTCCAGAGGGAACTCGACAAGCTCCGGCGGTAG
- a CDS encoding TlpA family protein disulfide reductase, whose amino-acid sequence MTKRRGVGTSGWAAVLLVAATCAFGATPTKAPDFTLPNVEGKSLTLSELLKGGPVVVDFWATWCKPCIKAFPDLQQVLDKYADCGLRVVAVSIDGPKSASRVGALIASKGHTFDVVLDTSQDVARKFHVSAVPRTVLINTKGEIVYATAGYRPQNHAELDAAVRSLLPAGCPERTKQE is encoded by the coding sequence ATGACCAAGAGGCGAGGTGTAGGCACAAGCGGCTGGGCCGCCGTGTTGCTCGTGGCGGCGACGTGCGCCTTCGGCGCGACGCCGACCAAGGCGCCCGACTTCACGCTGCCGAACGTCGAGGGCAAGTCCCTCACGCTGTCGGAGCTTCTGAAGGGCGGGCCGGTCGTCGTCGACTTCTGGGCGACCTGGTGCAAGCCCTGCATCAAGGCCTTCCCGGACCTGCAGCAGGTGCTCGACAAGTATGCCGACTGCGGCCTGCGCGTCGTCGCGGTGTCCATCGACGGCCCGAAGTCGGCCTCGCGCGTCGGGGCGCTCATCGCCTCCAAGGGGCACACGTTCGACGTCGTGCTCGACACGTCGCAGGACGTGGCCCGGAAGTTCCACGTGTCGGCGGTCCCCCGCACAGTCCTCATCAACACGAAGGGGGAGATCGTCTACGCGACGGCCGGATACCGGCCGCAGAACCACGCCGAGCTCGACGCGGCGGTGCGCTCGCTCCTCCCGGCGGGCTGCCCCGAGCGGACCAAGCAGGAGTAG
- a CDS encoding MBL fold metallo-hydrolase — translation MRITLLASGSSGNSLLVHSGSTRVLVDAGISARRLTRAVRAAGAEPRAVSGVLVTHGHSDHVSGLPAFGAHGDIPVYATPGTLDEIGRFMTGGCRAVPVSPGAAFDVGDLSVTAFGVSHDAAEPVGFTVSDGACRVTVATDLGTVGDEVREHLMVADCAVLEFNHDERMLLDGPYPWHLKQRILADTGHLSNGAASREIERMAGGPLSALVLAHLSRRNNTPDLALGAAAEALARAGRDDVSVYVGAPSDAVGPIEVAAARRTADAPLGME, via the coding sequence ATGCGCATCACGCTCCTGGCGAGCGGCAGTTCCGGCAATTCGCTTCTCGTGCACTCGGGCTCCACGCGCGTCCTCGTGGACGCCGGGATCTCGGCGCGCCGGCTGACCCGGGCCGTCCGTGCCGCGGGCGCCGAGCCGCGCGCCGTCAGCGGGGTCCTCGTCACGCACGGTCACTCCGACCACGTGAGCGGGCTTCCGGCCTTCGGGGCGCACGGGGACATTCCCGTCTACGCCACGCCAGGCACGCTGGACGAGATCGGTCGCTTCATGACCGGCGGGTGCCGCGCAGTGCCCGTGTCGCCGGGCGCCGCGTTCGACGTCGGCGACCTCTCGGTCACGGCCTTCGGCGTGAGCCACGACGCCGCCGAGCCCGTCGGGTTCACCGTCTCCGACGGCGCGTGCCGCGTGACGGTCGCGACGGACCTGGGAACGGTCGGGGACGAGGTCCGCGAGCACCTCATGGTCGCGGACTGCGCCGTGCTCGAGTTCAACCACGACGAGCGGATGCTGCTCGACGGGCCGTATCCCTGGCATCTGAAGCAGCGCATCCTCGCCGACACCGGGCACCTGTCGAACGGCGCCGCGTCGCGCGAGATCGAGCGGATGGCCGGCGGCCCGCTCTCCGCGCTCGTGCTCGCGCACCTCTCGCGCAGGAACAACACGCCCGACCTGGCGCTCGGGGCGGCCGCGGAGGCGCTGGCGCGCGCCGGGCGCGACGACGTGAGCGTATACGTCGGCGCGCCGTCGGACGCGGTCGGCCCCATCGAGGTCGCGGCCGCACGGCGGACCGCCGACGCGCCTCTAGGGATGGAGTGA
- a CDS encoding carboxypeptidase regulatory-like domain-containing protein, translating into MVLRSATCLAVLMTALVFATGAAAYPRDDAAVVEVDVYSRADIHRLNELGMDIMNVRDGVAEIAAVPGEIEALWANGFRPRVVVENMRDAFLAQSAPYRGVYHNYSAITADLAAWHAAYPSITELISIGRSVQGRELWALKITDNPGIEEAEPEIVWVGAHHGDETISVETCYYAAKYLLENHGTNPQVTWLVNNREFWVIPMINPDGHTNGSRYNAQGTDLNRNYLCPDGSNAGSAFSAPETQALRDFCVGMNPVTSLQFHSGAVYVNYLWDYSYDPTPDEPMIITLSNGYGSRSGLPVTNGADWYVAKGTCQDWCYDQRGEIATTIEVSTSKNPPASNIDGIVNANIPAMLYQARKSGKGIRGIVTDAGTGEPLYATISIPQIGKDVYTDPAVGDYHRMVQQGTYTVTASAPEYQSQTVYNVVANLDTFVVVNFALEPPPRGTIAGYVFDQTMNPLSASVTVTDIGGYSAVSDPVTGYYEINHVPVGAHDMRVTKAGYSTVTRAGVQVVYGTTVTESFLLPSPVFYDDLESGLSRWTGAWGLTTGQFHSPSSSMTDSPSGNYGNNANIVMTLGSPVDLGGASSATLSFWHRYDTESGYDLCRVSVSANNGSSWTQVASYSGTQSAWTEVSFDVTAYATSQFKVRFALTSDSWITRDGWYVDDVQISRDAPSAGVPGEGTERSRIALSGHPNPFSAGTGVRYVLPMETQVRLAVYDVSGRLVRTLLDGEIRPAGAHESVWDGRDERGLEVATGVYFARVACADGESTAKLVLIR; encoded by the coding sequence ATGGTGCTCCGGAGCGCGACATGCCTTGCTGTGCTCATGACCGCGCTGGTGTTCGCGACCGGCGCGGCGGCGTATCCGAGGGACGACGCCGCGGTCGTCGAGGTGGACGTCTACTCGCGCGCGGACATCCACAGGCTCAACGAGCTTGGGATGGACATCATGAACGTGCGGGACGGGGTCGCCGAGATCGCCGCCGTCCCCGGTGAGATCGAGGCGCTGTGGGCGAACGGCTTCCGGCCCCGCGTCGTGGTCGAGAACATGCGCGACGCGTTCCTCGCGCAGAGCGCCCCGTACCGCGGCGTGTACCACAACTACAGCGCGATCACGGCCGACCTCGCCGCGTGGCACGCGGCCTATCCGTCCATCACCGAGCTCATCTCGATCGGGCGATCGGTGCAGGGCCGCGAGCTCTGGGCCCTCAAGATCACGGACAACCCGGGGATCGAGGAGGCCGAGCCGGAGATCGTCTGGGTGGGGGCCCATCACGGCGACGAGACCATCTCCGTCGAGACCTGCTACTACGCGGCGAAGTACCTGCTCGAGAACCACGGGACGAACCCGCAGGTGACCTGGCTCGTGAACAACCGGGAGTTCTGGGTCATCCCGATGATCAACCCGGACGGCCACACGAACGGCTCGCGGTACAACGCGCAAGGCACAGACCTGAACCGCAACTACCTCTGCCCGGACGGGAGCAACGCCGGCTCGGCGTTCTCCGCCCCGGAGACGCAGGCCCTGAGGGACTTCTGCGTCGGCATGAACCCCGTGACGTCGCTCCAGTTCCACTCGGGCGCCGTGTACGTCAACTACCTCTGGGACTACTCGTACGACCCGACCCCCGACGAGCCGATGATCATCACGCTGTCGAACGGGTACGGGTCGCGGAGCGGGCTCCCGGTGACGAACGGGGCCGACTGGTACGTCGCCAAGGGCACCTGCCAGGACTGGTGCTACGACCAGCGCGGCGAGATCGCGACGACCATCGAGGTCTCGACCTCGAAGAACCCGCCGGCCTCGAACATCGACGGCATCGTGAACGCGAACATCCCGGCGATGCTGTACCAGGCGCGGAAATCGGGCAAGGGCATCAGGGGCATCGTGACCGACGCCGGGACGGGCGAGCCGCTCTACGCCACGATCAGCATCCCGCAGATCGGGAAGGACGTGTATACCGACCCGGCGGTCGGGGACTACCACAGGATGGTCCAGCAGGGCACCTACACGGTGACGGCGAGCGCGCCGGAGTACCAGAGCCAGACCGTGTACAACGTCGTCGCGAACCTCGACACGTTCGTCGTGGTCAACTTCGCGCTCGAGCCGCCGCCCCGCGGAACGATCGCCGGCTACGTGTTCGATCAGACCATGAACCCTCTCTCGGCGTCCGTGACGGTCACGGACATCGGGGGATACTCCGCGGTCTCGGATCCCGTGACGGGCTACTACGAGATCAACCACGTCCCCGTCGGCGCGCACGACATGCGGGTGACGAAGGCGGGCTACTCCACGGTCACGCGGGCGGGTGTCCAGGTCGTCTACGGGACGACCGTGACGGAGAGCTTCCTGCTCCCGAGTCCCGTCTTCTACGACGACCTCGAGTCGGGCCTGTCGCGGTGGACCGGCGCGTGGGGGCTCACGACCGGCCAGTTCCACAGCCCGTCGTCCAGCATGACCGACAGCCCGAGCGGCAACTACGGCAACAACGCCAACATCGTCATGACGCTCGGCAGCCCCGTGGACCTGGGCGGCGCGTCGAGCGCGACCCTGTCCTTCTGGCACCGCTACGACACGGAGTCGGGCTACGACCTCTGCCGCGTCTCCGTGAGCGCGAACAACGGGTCGAGCTGGACGCAGGTGGCCTCGTACAGCGGAACGCAGTCGGCGTGGACGGAGGTCTCGTTCGACGTCACCGCGTACGCCACGAGCCAGTTCAAGGTGCGCTTCGCCCTGACCTCCGACAGCTGGATCACGCGGGACGGCTGGTACGTGGACGACGTGCAGATCTCGCGCGACGCGCCGTCCGCCGGCGTGCCGGGGGAGGGGACGGAGCGGAGCAGGATCGCGCTCTCGGGGCATCCGAACCCCTTCAGCGCGGGGACCGGCGTCCGTTACGTCCTGCCTATGGAGACGCAGGTCCGCCTGGCGGTGTACGACGTGTCCGGGCGGCTCGTGCGGACGCTGCTCGACGGCGAGATCAGGCCGGCCGGCGCCCACGAGTCCGTGTGGGACGGTCGCGACGAGCGGGGGCTTGAGGTGGCGACCGGGGTGTACTTCGCCAGGGTCGCCTGCGCGGACGGTGAGTCCACGGCGAAGCTCGTGCTCATCAGGTAG